Proteins encoded within one genomic window of uncultured Desulfobacter sp.:
- a CDS encoding ATP-binding protein, which produces MSLTSLFRQFKKGLACGLLRVLGLSDCQTGTLAQEIKAKEQVLDEQRREYRQLFESVPCLITVQNEALELVQFNRAFEEHFNPRIGDLCYHAYKNRSKPCNNCPVLETFKDGKPHTSQQSGVTKNGQVCYWTLRTAPITGADGRVKAVMEIAVDITEQIIVEQQLIQAGKMATLGEMATGVAHELNQPLSVIKSASNYIMRKVKANESIPDEIMATMTEEIDGQVNRAEKIINHLREFGRKSDAGKEKANVNRALVKAFDMFQEQLKLRQIEVVQNLYNELPLILADENRLEQVFINLLINSRDAIEERFEQNDQTNELAKQIFLTTRVSDKWVVIEIEDTGTGIPSTIADKIFEPFFTTKEPGKGTGLGLSIGYGIIKDYGGIISVDKGRMNGALFTIHFPFLSDR; this is translated from the coding sequence TTGAGTTTAACAAGCTTGTTTAGGCAATTCAAAAAAGGTCTTGCCTGCGGGTTGCTCCGGGTGTTAGGCCTTTCTGACTGTCAGACAGGTACCCTTGCCCAGGAGATTAAGGCCAAAGAACAGGTGCTTGATGAACAGCGAAGGGAATACCGGCAGTTGTTTGAGTCGGTGCCCTGTCTGATCACGGTTCAAAATGAAGCTCTTGAACTGGTTCAGTTCAACAGGGCGTTTGAGGAGCACTTCAATCCCAGGATCGGGGATTTATGCTATCACGCATATAAAAACAGGTCCAAACCCTGCAACAACTGTCCTGTCTTAGAGACCTTCAAGGACGGCAAACCCCACACCAGCCAACAAAGCGGTGTCACAAAAAACGGACAAGTTTGCTATTGGACATTGAGAACCGCGCCCATCACCGGGGCTGACGGCAGGGTCAAGGCGGTGATGGAGATCGCTGTGGATATCACCGAACAGATTATAGTCGAGCAGCAACTGATTCAGGCAGGTAAAATGGCGACCTTGGGAGAGATGGCCACCGGTGTTGCCCATGAATTGAATCAGCCTTTGTCTGTTATAAAAAGTGCTTCTAATTATATCATGCGCAAGGTCAAGGCCAATGAATCGATTCCGGATGAGATCATGGCTACCATGACCGAGGAGATTGACGGCCAGGTGAACCGGGCCGAAAAAATTATCAACCATCTGCGCGAATTCGGCAGAAAGTCTGATGCCGGCAAGGAAAAAGCCAATGTGAACAGGGCCCTTGTCAAGGCCTTTGATATGTTCCAAGAACAGCTTAAATTGCGGCAGATTGAGGTGGTTCAGAATTTATATAATGAGTTGCCTTTGATACTGGCCGATGAGAACCGCCTGGAACAGGTGTTCATCAACCTGTTAATCAATTCCCGGGACGCCATTGAAGAACGGTTTGAGCAAAACGATCAGACGAATGAACTTGCCAAACAGATATTTTTAACCACACGGGTGTCAGACAAATGGGTGGTCATTGAGATTGAAGATACGGGCACCGGCATCCCCTCCACTATTGCCGATAAAATATTTGAACCTTTTTTTACCACCAAAGAGCCAGGCAAAGGCACGGGTCTTGGTTTATCCATTGGCTACGGCATTATCAAGGACTACGGTGGGATAATCTCCGTA
- a CDS encoding response regulator translates to MVPQTEWKIVLIDDEPGIRKVTAIVLEDWGYQVETAENGEAGLKACAAFLPQIVITDIKMPGMDGLCVLETIGNDHPDMVVIVMTAFGDVDTAIRALQLDASDFITKPVNDQALGLALDRAKKRYTSAKKIREYTSRLETGWSSATETLMKKYRFQEQIINRSMNGIIACGMDDFIRIINPAAQEMFGVTAEQVMGKKTLKDLMPGDEYERILDALKSGRYGGKDRINMMEVVMQSSLGQQIPVRVSASVMFDAGDDNGLLFCVRDLREMRRMERVMADQEKTLHQDKIMSLGKLAASVVHEINNPLSGILNYLKLMAKLLDKGQIVEKQDKFSSFLDIAISEISRCSDILSNLLTFSRKSPISYGPVQVKDLVERCVKISGHKFELQNIELHVDIEDRIPDILADVNQIQQCLINLMFNAMDAMDGPGPVWLFAGFDPGKQQVFIQVKDSGKGISQKDLPHIFEPFFTTKDEGHGVGLGLSTVYGIMRSHGGDIRVADTSEKGTCFVLEFNKLV, encoded by the coding sequence ACAGCCATTGTCCTGGAAGATTGGGGATATCAGGTTGAAACCGCGGAAAACGGTGAAGCCGGTTTAAAGGCCTGTGCCGCCTTTTTGCCCCAGATCGTGATCACGGATATCAAGATGCCCGGTATGGACGGGCTTTGTGTGCTTGAAACCATCGGAAATGATCATCCGGATATGGTTGTGATCGTCATGACCGCATTTGGCGACGTTGACACGGCCATTCGTGCACTGCAACTGGATGCCTCTGATTTTATTACAAAACCCGTGAATGACCAGGCCTTGGGCTTGGCCTTGGACCGTGCAAAAAAACGGTACACATCGGCAAAAAAGATTCGGGAATATACCAGCCGCCTTGAAACCGGGTGGTCCAGTGCCACTGAAACCTTGATGAAAAAATATCGATTCCAGGAGCAGATTATTAATCGTTCCATGAACGGTATTATTGCCTGTGGCATGGACGATTTTATAAGGATTATTAACCCTGCAGCCCAGGAGATGTTTGGGGTCACGGCAGAACAGGTAATGGGTAAAAAAACGTTGAAAGACCTGATGCCGGGGGACGAATATGAACGCATACTGGATGCCCTTAAAAGTGGGCGTTACGGGGGCAAGGACCGAATCAATATGATGGAGGTCGTGATGCAGTCCAGTCTGGGGCAGCAGATTCCGGTCCGGGTGTCGGCCAGTGTCATGTTTGATGCCGGCGATGATAACGGTTTGCTGTTCTGCGTCAGGGATCTGCGCGAGATGCGCCGTATGGAGCGGGTGATGGCGGATCAGGAAAAGACGTTGCACCAGGACAAGATTATGTCTTTGGGGAAACTTGCTGCCAGCGTGGTGCATGAGATCAACAACCCTTTGTCCGGGATTCTAAATTATTTGAAGCTCATGGCCAAGCTGCTTGACAAAGGGCAGATCGTTGAGAAACAGGATAAATTCTCAAGCTTTTTGGATATTGCCATCTCTGAAATCAGCCGGTGTTCAGACATTCTTTCCAATCTTTTGACCTTTTCAAGAAAATCTCCTATTTCCTATGGCCCAGTCCAGGTCAAAGACCTGGTGGAGCGGTGTGTAAAGATAAGCGGCCACAAGTTTGAACTCCAGAATATCGAACTGCATGTGGATATTGAAGATCGTATTCCAGACATTTTGGCGGATGTCAACCAGATTCAGCAGTGCCTGATTAACCTGATGTTCAATGCCATGGATGCCATGGACGGCCCGGGGCCGGTGTGGCTTTTTGCGGGGTTTGATCCAGGTAAACAACAGGTCTTCATCCAAGTGAAAGATTCGGGCAAAGGCATCAGCCAAAAAGATCTGCCTCATATATTTGAACCTTTTTTCACCACCAAAGATGAAGGGCATGGGGTGGGTTTGGGTCTTTCCACCGTATACGGCATCATGCGCAGTCACGGTGGTGATATCCGGGTGGCGGACACCTCGGAAAAGGGCACCTGCTTTGTCCTTGAGTTTAACAAGCTTGTTTAG